A window from Leptospira wolffii serovar Khorat str. Khorat-H2 encodes these proteins:
- the hfq gene encoding RNA chaperone Hfq: MSAKNNIQDQLLNTARKEKLELTIYLLNGVPLKGKVVSFDNFTIVLEQENKQSLVYKHAISTIIPSKVIKLYTEEAAKEAPSA, translated from the coding sequence ATGTCTGCTAAAAATAATATACAGGACCAACTTCTCAACACGGCTAGAAAAGAAAAATTGGAATTAACCATCTACCTTCTAAACGGAGTACCCTTGAAGGGAAAAGTGGTGAGCTTCGATAATTTCACCATCGTCCTGGAACAGGAAAACAAGCAGAGTCTGGTTTACAAGCACGCAATCTCTACGATCATTCCTTCCAAAGTAATCAAACTTTACACGGAAGAAGCCGCAAAAGAAGCTCCTTCCGCGTAA
- a CDS encoding TIGR02300 family protein → MATAKKTAKKKTAPKSSASAKKPAPKKKAPAKKKESASSPKSATTKKSSSGSKASSLNPLGKKFTCHTCGTKFYDLNKEEKICPKCGADQNKRPATKSRVRPRVEEEEFPEDTMEEDADVGFEDEEGGIVEEPLEEEEDEEEEEE, encoded by the coding sequence ATGGCAACAGCTAAGAAAACGGCTAAGAAAAAAACAGCACCGAAGTCTAGCGCTTCGGCCAAAAAGCCCGCTCCTAAGAAAAAAGCGCCGGCCAAAAAGAAGGAGAGCGCATCCTCGCCTAAATCCGCGACGACCAAAAAGTCTTCGTCCGGGTCCAAAGCGTCTTCTTTAAATCCCTTAGGTAAGAAATTCACCTGCCATACTTGCGGAACGAAATTCTACGATTTAAATAAAGAAGAAAAGATCTGCCCGAAATGCGGAGCGGATCAGAACAAACGCCCTGCTACCAAATCCAGGGTTCGTCCTAGGGTGGAAGAAGAAGAGTTTCCGGAAGATACGATGGAAGAAGATGCTGATGTTGGCTTCGAAGATGAAGAAGGCGGCATCGTTGAAGAGCCTCTGGAAGAAGAGGAGGACGAAGAAGAGGAGGAGGAATAA
- the omp85 gene encoding Omp85 family outer membrane protein, which produces MDGCEKPPERKDLPFYISQQRQLCKKDLEKKKEGWFPTGLPLLNSDPNTGVGYGVRVFAYNNGTKDDPFFEYTPYKFRIYAQYFNTTKQRQYQDIAFDAPYVFGTQWRLRGEAVYDANPNTLFFGLGENSLQTLSYHDRGQSGGDVFTNSTFDAQQRNLAYQRPGGPGDPVMINGGVYSGFQSQNGFNVTNTMYNRYNLISPTANLSGERSYVGGTVRLVAGLRVSQNIVRSFDGTLVRATSPILDGAPENTAESALNGTGQAFNGTTKITEDHNAGKILGYHGGIVNTLRLGLVYDTRDLEPDPNQGVFLEATYEKSAKTIGSNFDYSKYFAQGKFFWSPFPKVFDKLVLAGRGGISLTEGDAPFFEYRNMWGTEGVISGLGGRTTLRGYKQDRFVGRTMGWGNIELRWKFAQFTVLGQHFALNLVPFIDFGRVWDDEHKVNLKDYKYSKGIGFRIAWNQTTIIILDYAVSREDKQLFINFNHAF; this is translated from the coding sequence ATCGACGGTTGCGAGAAACCGCCGGAACGAAAAGATCTTCCGTTTTACATCAGCCAGCAAAGACAACTTTGTAAGAAGGATCTGGAAAAGAAGAAGGAGGGTTGGTTCCCCACAGGACTTCCTCTTTTGAATTCCGACCCGAATACGGGCGTAGGTTACGGAGTTCGTGTATTCGCATATAATAATGGGACCAAAGACGATCCGTTCTTCGAATATACTCCTTATAAATTCAGAATTTATGCGCAGTATTTCAATACCACCAAACAGCGCCAATACCAGGATATCGCTTTCGATGCTCCTTATGTGTTCGGTACCCAATGGAGATTGAGAGGAGAGGCGGTCTACGACGCGAACCCGAACACTCTGTTTTTCGGTTTGGGAGAAAATTCTCTTCAGACTCTTAGCTACCATGACCGCGGACAATCCGGAGGGGACGTTTTTACCAACTCTACTTTCGATGCGCAGCAAAGAAACTTAGCTTACCAAAGACCGGGAGGCCCTGGGGATCCGGTAATGATCAACGGAGGCGTATACAGCGGCTTCCAATCGCAGAACGGATTCAATGTCACCAATACGATGTACAATCGGTATAATTTGATTTCTCCGACTGCCAACTTGAGCGGTGAGAGATCTTACGTGGGAGGAACGGTTCGACTCGTAGCTGGCTTACGCGTTTCTCAAAATATAGTGCGTTCCTTCGACGGAACCCTAGTGAGAGCGACCAGTCCCATTCTAGACGGAGCTCCGGAGAACACCGCAGAGTCCGCGTTGAATGGAACCGGACAAGCCTTCAACGGGACCACTAAAATCACGGAAGATCATAATGCCGGAAAGATTCTAGGTTATCACGGCGGTATCGTGAATACTCTCCGCTTGGGTCTCGTATACGATACCCGGGATTTGGAACCGGATCCCAACCAGGGCGTATTCTTGGAAGCCACGTATGAAAAATCCGCTAAAACCATCGGATCTAATTTCGATTATAGTAAATACTTCGCTCAGGGAAAATTCTTCTGGAGCCCGTTTCCTAAAGTATTCGACAAATTGGTACTTGCAGGAAGAGGCGGGATCTCTCTTACCGAGGGGGACGCACCATTTTTCGAATATAGAAACATGTGGGGAACCGAAGGAGTCATCTCCGGTTTAGGAGGTCGTACCACATTAAGAGGTTATAAACAGGACCGCTTCGTAGGCCGAACCATGGGTTGGGGTAATATCGAACTTCGTTGGAAATTCGCTCAGTTCACGGTTCTTGGGCAGCATTTTGCCTTGAATTTGGTGCCTTTTATCGATTTCGGCCGAGTCTGGGACGACGAACATAAGGTCAATCTGAAGGATTATAAGTATTCCAAAGGGATCGGATTTAGGATAGCATGGAACCAAACCACGATTATCATTCTGGATTACGCGGTTTCTAGAGAAGACAAGCAGTTGTTCATCAACTTCAATCACGCATTCTAA
- the nadB gene encoding L-aspartate oxidase: MPRIKTDFLVIGSGITGLFQALKLSPFGETVIVTKKSDYESNTNYAQGGIASVFAEGDKFEDHVRDTLESGAGLCDPEAVRVLVKEGPPLVKELLEYGVPFNLNPKGEFDLHREGGHGTHRIVHAHDRTGHEIEKTLLQIVKQNPNIRILEYHTVVDLITPHHLKKKGLICFGAYVLSNHTGEIIPILAKKTIIASGGAGQVYSHTTNPKIATGDGVACAYRAGAEIKNMEFYQFHPTSLYHEKGESFLISEAVRGNGAVLLTMDGEPFMKKYHPMGDLATRDIVARAIDAEMKKNGQPHVWLDISHKPAEEIRTAFPSIYGKCLELGIDITTDPIPVVPAAHFMCGGISTDLLGKTNIENLYAAGEASCTGVHGGNRLASNSLLECLVFSNRIAQDIGKNPPDFLPEHDQIPAWDKEGLTNTEEWVLISHDLSEIKNTMANYVGIVRSDLRLQRALRRMDLIYNEVRDYYNRTIVTNPLLELRNLVLVGELIIRSALARKESRGLHYSTDYPENRSPSRHDTVLRNDLVHGDLQAPL; this comes from the coding sequence ATGCCAAGAATCAAAACCGATTTTCTCGTCATAGGCAGCGGGATCACTGGCCTTTTCCAAGCTCTAAAACTTTCTCCCTTCGGAGAAACGGTAATCGTCACCAAAAAATCGGATTATGAATCCAATACGAATTATGCCCAAGGTGGAATCGCTTCCGTCTTCGCTGAGGGAGATAAATTCGAGGATCACGTAAGGGATACTCTGGAATCCGGGGCCGGTCTTTGCGATCCGGAAGCGGTCCGTGTCCTCGTGAAAGAAGGCCCCCCTCTCGTAAAAGAGCTCTTGGAATATGGAGTACCGTTCAATCTGAACCCGAAGGGAGAATTCGATCTCCACAGGGAAGGCGGGCACGGCACACATAGGATCGTCCACGCTCACGATAGAACCGGGCACGAGATAGAGAAGACGCTGCTACAAATCGTCAAACAGAATCCTAATATCAGAATATTAGAATACCATACTGTCGTAGATCTGATCACCCCTCACCACCTCAAGAAGAAGGGACTCATATGCTTCGGAGCATATGTTCTCTCCAATCACACGGGAGAGATCATCCCAATACTCGCTAAAAAGACGATAATCGCAAGCGGAGGAGCGGGACAGGTATATTCTCATACCACGAATCCGAAGATTGCTACGGGGGACGGAGTAGCCTGCGCCTACCGTGCCGGCGCAGAAATCAAGAATATGGAATTCTACCAATTCCATCCCACTTCACTGTATCACGAAAAGGGAGAATCCTTTCTTATCTCCGAAGCAGTCCGAGGAAATGGCGCCGTCCTTCTCACTATGGACGGAGAACCGTTCATGAAGAAATACCATCCTATGGGAGACCTGGCGACACGAGATATAGTAGCAAGGGCCATAGACGCAGAGATGAAGAAGAACGGACAGCCTCACGTATGGCTGGACATTTCCCATAAACCCGCGGAAGAAATCCGGACCGCCTTCCCTTCCATTTACGGAAAATGCCTGGAACTAGGGATAGACATCACTACGGATCCGATTCCGGTGGTTCCGGCGGCCCATTTCATGTGCGGCGGGATCTCCACCGATCTATTAGGAAAAACAAATATAGAAAATCTATATGCTGCCGGAGAGGCGTCCTGCACCGGAGTTCACGGGGGGAACCGGCTCGCATCTAATAGCTTATTGGAATGTCTCGTCTTTTCCAACCGGATCGCGCAGGACATAGGTAAAAATCCGCCGGACTTCCTGCCGGAACACGATCAAATCCCTGCCTGGGATAAGGAAGGACTCACGAATACGGAAGAATGGGTTCTTATCTCTCATGATCTTTCCGAAATCAAGAACACCATGGCAAACTATGTGGGGATCGTCCGATCGGATCTGCGTCTGCAAAGAGCTCTGAGAAGAATGGACCTGATCTATAATGAGGTAAGAGATTATTATAACCGTACCATCGTAACGAATCCGTTATTGGAACTGAGAAATCTGGTCCTAGTAGGAGAACTTATCATCCGCTCCGCCCTCGCCAGAAAAGAAAGTCGCGGACTGCATTATTCCACAGATTATCCGGAGAATCGTTCCCCTTCCCGCCACGATACGGTACTCAGGAACGATTTAGTTCACGGAGATTTGCAAGCGCCTCTCTGA
- the lsa25 gene encoding surface adhesin Lsa25, protein MKRIFRNTNIVSLLLLASLVLNCEEKLDHNKYGFAPEDDNQLIAGALFFQNFIPNSDGTVLDMTSGRMWKICSQGQVFVGTASSYSCRGVSGGVSNPASYGAKELQYCNVDLASCNTLGLPQTLTNVSPISVAGSSEAYDSCANDNTGGHTDWRVASFLELKYLSSTSRNFLILKFPDTIEDFYWSSTANEQDVTTKTARAVSFGRDRFGEDESFSKTSRYFVRCIR, encoded by the coding sequence ATGAAAAGAATATTTCGAAATACAAACATAGTATCGCTTCTCCTTTTGGCATCGTTAGTGTTGAATTGCGAAGAGAAGTTGGATCATAATAAATACGGTTTTGCGCCGGAAGACGATAACCAGCTGATAGCCGGAGCGCTCTTCTTCCAGAATTTTATCCCGAATAGCGACGGAACGGTCTTGGACATGACGAGTGGTCGTATGTGGAAGATCTGTAGCCAAGGTCAGGTATTCGTAGGAACTGCGAGTTCGTATAGTTGCCGCGGCGTGAGCGGTGGCGTCTCGAATCCTGCGAGCTACGGAGCGAAGGAATTGCAGTATTGCAATGTGGACTTAGCGTCCTGCAATACATTAGGACTTCCTCAAACACTTACGAACGTATCACCGATATCGGTTGCTGGTAGTTCGGAGGCTTACGATTCTTGTGCGAACGATAATACGGGAGGGCACACGGATTGGCGAGTAGCGAGCTTTCTTGAGTTGAAATATTTGAGTTCGACGAGCCGTAACTTTCTAATACTGAAATTTCCTGACACGATAGAGGATTTTTATTGGAGTTCTACGGCGAACGAGCAAGACGTAACGACGAAGACAGCGCGAGCGGTATCGTTTGGTAGGGATCGTTTTGGAGAAGATGAAAGCTTTTCTAAAACCAGTCGTTATTTCGTGAGGTGCATTCGCTAA
- a CDS encoding S41 family peptidase gives MRSLSLSCISVILSTSIFFCQPSSGNSKTTADFTLKDFDSVVKTVEGNYIDKNIDKNRAYKDAAVFALFSLPHALYLYPESYFNDRAKYEEADDIFPGKTFKLSPDDKFVLFDPDYKEVEKIRDRKLKEESNKPKLSSDEVLKLVEREKIRKKVLSAKWEQTNFSKKDFDRVLAYIEKSLPNYSTPPLKDPFGEEDTKDKEPFSIKDVYLAAANGYLSSLDPHSQVFLKAAWEESMAKIEDGSFEGIGAILSGGGNKEVIVENPLEGRPAVTAGVRSGDVILAVDGKSVKGMILDKVVERIKGKKGSKVVLTLKRKGVSGTLNIEVIRDTIEIKNITSKLIDNHPYIGYIKLTGFVKSDPSVDKEFVQQFKELEKLSAAKGTKLKALVLDLRNNPGGYLDLAIDLADMFVTNGLIVSVKSPNRSPEDSNAGKKDLTDLPVAVLINAKSASASEIVASALKHHGRGLILGERSFGKATVQKLQELRGNNAYYIKLTQSRYYSPSGNTIQVVGVKPDVEISGEEDGSFPFHYREENMWNHLPELPSAAEEKGHFDVKKLDAWVKANGKGEKFIQEHKNDPIKPDFQLIRSIDYVDALLNTNAKRK, from the coding sequence CTGAGATCTCTTTCCCTCTCCTGTATTTCGGTCATTTTATCTACGAGCATCTTTTTCTGTCAGCCTTCTTCGGGGAACTCCAAGACTACTGCAGATTTCACTCTTAAAGATTTTGACAGTGTAGTCAAGACCGTTGAGGGAAACTACATCGATAAAAATATAGATAAGAACAGAGCCTATAAGGACGCAGCCGTCTTCGCTCTATTCTCTTTGCCCCACGCTCTCTATCTCTACCCGGAAAGCTATTTCAACGATCGCGCCAAATACGAAGAAGCGGACGATATCTTTCCAGGAAAGACCTTCAAGCTCTCTCCCGATGACAAATTCGTATTATTCGATCCCGACTACAAAGAAGTGGAAAAAATCCGCGATCGCAAGTTGAAAGAAGAATCCAATAAACCTAAGCTTTCCAGCGACGAAGTCTTGAAATTGGTGGAAAGGGAAAAAATCAGGAAAAAGGTCCTGTCCGCAAAATGGGAACAAACGAATTTTTCCAAAAAGGATTTCGATCGGGTACTCGCTTATATAGAAAAGAGTCTTCCTAATTACAGCACTCCTCCACTCAAAGATCCGTTCGGAGAGGAAGACACCAAGGACAAAGAACCTTTCTCCATCAAAGACGTTTATCTCGCCGCTGCAAACGGTTATCTTTCCTCCTTGGATCCTCATAGCCAAGTATTCCTGAAAGCCGCTTGGGAAGAATCCATGGCTAAGATAGAAGACGGAAGCTTCGAAGGAATCGGAGCCATTTTGAGCGGAGGCGGGAACAAAGAAGTCATCGTAGAAAATCCTTTGGAAGGACGTCCTGCGGTAACTGCAGGAGTCAGATCCGGAGACGTGATCCTTGCCGTGGACGGAAAATCCGTAAAAGGAATGATCCTAGATAAAGTCGTGGAAAGGATCAAAGGCAAAAAAGGCTCCAAAGTCGTTCTCACTCTCAAAAGAAAAGGCGTCTCGGGTACCCTGAATATCGAAGTCATCCGAGACACCATCGAGATCAAAAATATCACAAGCAAACTCATAGACAATCATCCTTATATCGGATACATCAAGTTGACCGGTTTTGTGAAATCGGATCCCTCCGTAGATAAGGAATTCGTACAGCAGTTCAAAGAGCTGGAAAAACTCTCGGCTGCCAAAGGAACCAAGCTGAAGGCCCTCGTCCTGGATCTAAGAAACAACCCAGGCGGTTATCTGGATCTGGCGATTGATCTAGCGGATATGTTCGTTACGAACGGTCTCATCGTTTCCGTAAAAAGCCCCAATCGTAGCCCCGAAGATTCCAACGCAGGCAAAAAGGATCTGACCGATCTACCTGTAGCGGTCCTCATCAACGCAAAATCAGCTTCGGCTTCCGAGATCGTGGCTTCGGCCCTTAAACACCACGGTAGAGGTTTGATCCTGGGAGAAAGATCCTTCGGAAAGGCCACCGTTCAAAAGCTGCAAGAGCTGAGAGGAAACAACGCATATTACATAAAACTAACGCAATCCAGATATTACTCCCCTTCCGGAAATACCATCCAAGTAGTCGGCGTAAAACCGGATGTGGAAATCTCGGGAGAAGAAGACGGTAGTTTTCCGTTCCATTATCGCGAGGAGAATATGTGGAACCACCTTCCCGAATTGCCTTCGGCCGCAGAGGAGAAGGGACATTTCGATGTGAAGAAATTGGATGCCTGGGTTAAGGCAAACGGAAAAGGGGAAAAGTTCATCCAAGAACATAAGAACGACCCGATCAAACCCGACTTCCAGTTGATACGCTCCATCGATTACGTGGATGCTCTTCTAAACACGAACGCAAAACGTAAGTAG
- a CDS encoding acetyl-CoA carboxylase biotin carboxyl carrier protein subunit has protein sequence MSRFYRLRLKEKEYAVELGDISSRIFDPENGWESILTHYSWTKEKEGHYSLPDGSLALVKSGKLYIHTRGKTFQFVLKGKDSVSGEAAQFEIKSPMPGKIIKMEVKKGDKVRKGQTLAVVEAMKMEHALKSGLDAEVEEILSSPGEIVSQDQMLLKLR, from the coding sequence ATGAGCCGTTTCTACAGACTTCGCTTGAAGGAAAAAGAATACGCAGTGGAGCTGGGAGATATTTCTTCCAGAATATTCGATCCTGAAAACGGATGGGAGTCTATACTGACTCATTATAGCTGGACCAAAGAGAAGGAAGGTCATTATTCTCTGCCGGACGGATCTCTCGCCTTGGTGAAAAGCGGCAAACTATACATCCATACCCGAGGCAAGACTTTCCAATTCGTATTGAAAGGAAAGGATTCGGTCAGCGGAGAAGCCGCTCAGTTCGAAATCAAAAGCCCCATGCCGGGTAAGATCATCAAGATGGAAGTGAAGAAGGGCGACAAGGTCCGTAAGGGACAAACTCTTGCGGTGGTGGAAGCCATGAAGATGGAGCATGCCTTGAAGTCCGGATTGGATGCGGAAGTGGAGGAAATTCTATCTTCTCCGGGAGAGATAGTTTCCCAGGATCAAATGCTTCTGAAACTCCGTTGA
- the miaA gene encoding tRNA (adenosine(37)-N6)-dimethylallyltransferase MiaA has translation MSPSRPILIIAAPTGAGKTALVRELDPSRFEIISFDSRQIYQELTIGTAAPTPEDLKRIPQHLTHLILPSESIHAGRYVLYAEEALDDILSRDKIPVLTAGTGFYLNAFLFGMYPVPQISPEIRAKVEALSMEERIRELQLLDPKALERIFPNDNYRYGRALEVNWSGAVWSELKVEEGEGALVSRNLKIAGAYFLDLDREILYRRINARAREMIESGMAEEAKRVAEKYGEDCPGLQSLGYNFALENIKGTSNLETFFGNLSQSHRNYAKRQITWFRKQKFLEPIDPSSVYKKIQNI, from the coding sequence ATCTCCCCCTCTCGTCCCATTCTCATCATCGCAGCTCCCACGGGGGCCGGTAAAACGGCCCTGGTGAGGGAACTGGATCCTTCCCGTTTTGAAATCATTTCCTTCGATTCCAGACAAATCTACCAAGAGCTTACGATCGGCACAGCTGCCCCGACTCCCGAAGATCTAAAAAGAATCCCCCAGCATCTCACCCATCTTATTCTTCCTTCGGAATCCATCCACGCCGGTAGATACGTTCTGTATGCGGAAGAAGCCTTGGATGATATTCTTTCCCGAGACAAGATTCCCGTTCTCACTGCAGGAACCGGTTTTTATTTGAATGCATTCTTATTTGGAATGTATCCGGTTCCTCAGATTTCTCCGGAAATCCGGGCCAAGGTGGAAGCTTTGTCCATGGAGGAAAGGATCCGGGAATTGCAACTCTTGGATCCCAAAGCCTTGGAAAGAATTTTCCCCAACGATAATTATAGGTATGGGAGGGCTCTGGAAGTGAATTGGTCCGGGGCGGTTTGGTCCGAATTAAAGGTGGAAGAAGGGGAAGGTGCCCTGGTTTCCCGGAATTTAAAGATCGCGGGAGCCTACTTTCTGGATTTGGATCGGGAAATTCTTTATCGCAGGATCAACGCTCGAGCGCGGGAAATGATCGAATCTGGAATGGCCGAGGAGGCGAAAAGGGTCGCCGAAAAATACGGAGAGGATTGTCCAGGGCTACAGTCTTTAGGTTATAATTTCGCGCTTGAAAATATTAAAGGAACGTCCAATCTTGAGACATTCTTCGGGAATTTAAGCCAATCCCATAGGAATTACGCCAAACGTCAGATTACTTGGTTTCGAAAGCAAAAGTTTCTGGAACCGATCGATCCGAGTTCAGTGTACAAAAAGATACAAAATATATAA
- a CDS encoding acetyl/propionyl/methylcrotonyl-CoA carboxylase subunit alpha, translating into MIHTLLIANRGEISLRIQRTCKRLGIKTVAVYSDADKDSPFVKSADSSYYIGESEPSRSYLSIPKILEAVKATGADAVHPGYGFLSEKTEFAQALQKEGILFLGPKPETVDLMGDKIRSRIAMEKAGVPVVPGYDGDTQDKNVLLSEAKRIGFPVMVKASAGGGGKGMKRVFSEEEFLPALESAQREAGNAFGDSRVFLEKYIINPRHIEVQVFGDSKGNTIHLFERECSIQRRHQKVVEESPAPNLSPDIKKRICEVAVKAASSIGYLGAGTVEFILGEDGSFYFLEMNTRLQVEHPVTESVTGYDLVEWQIRIAENKTLTELTGGKSPEQKGHSIEVRLYAEDPENEFLPSIGKIELARFPEDVGIRVDSGVVSGSEVSLYYDPMLAKLIGIGKDRTEALKNLVSALEETVIFGPITNLNYLKGILEHPEFIKGKTDTHFLERHKIEWEAPGEEKEALAKAASFLASRQVKAASVWDVLGAESLWGNP; encoded by the coding sequence GTGATTCATACTCTTCTAATCGCCAACAGGGGAGAAATCTCTCTTCGAATCCAAAGAACCTGCAAAAGACTCGGGATCAAAACCGTTGCCGTATATTCCGATGCGGATAAGGACTCGCCATTCGTAAAATCGGCGGATTCTTCCTACTACATAGGAGAGTCCGAACCTTCCCGTTCTTATCTTTCCATTCCTAAAATTCTGGAAGCCGTAAAAGCTACCGGGGCAGATGCGGTGCATCCCGGATACGGATTCTTATCCGAAAAAACGGAATTCGCCCAAGCCCTGCAAAAGGAAGGGATTCTATTTTTAGGACCCAAACCGGAAACCGTGGACCTGATGGGAGACAAGATACGTTCTCGTATCGCTATGGAGAAGGCAGGCGTTCCCGTAGTTCCGGGATATGACGGAGATACCCAGGACAAGAACGTACTTCTTTCCGAAGCCAAACGAATCGGATTTCCAGTGATGGTCAAGGCCAGCGCCGGAGGAGGCGGAAAGGGAATGAAGCGGGTCTTCTCCGAAGAGGAGTTCCTGCCCGCTTTAGAATCCGCTCAAAGGGAAGCGGGAAATGCTTTCGGAGATTCCAGAGTCTTCTTGGAAAAGTATATTATAAATCCTAGACATATAGAGGTTCAGGTATTCGGAGATTCCAAGGGGAATACGATCCATCTATTCGAAAGAGAATGTTCCATCCAAAGAAGACACCAGAAAGTGGTGGAGGAATCTCCCGCTCCTAATCTTTCTCCGGATATTAAAAAAAGAATCTGCGAGGTGGCGGTAAAGGCGGCCTCTTCCATCGGTTATTTAGGGGCCGGCACCGTGGAATTCATTTTGGGAGAGGACGGTTCCTTCTATTTTCTGGAAATGAATACCCGCTTGCAAGTAGAGCATCCTGTCACCGAATCGGTGACCGGATACGATTTGGTGGAATGGCAGATACGTATCGCGGAGAATAAGACTCTTACCGAATTGACCGGAGGAAAATCTCCGGAGCAAAAGGGTCATTCCATAGAAGTTAGGCTCTATGCGGAGGATCCTGAAAACGAATTCTTACCTTCTATCGGAAAGATTGAACTCGCCAGATTTCCGGAGGACGTTGGTATACGTGTGGATTCCGGAGTCGTTTCGGGTTCCGAGGTCTCCCTGTATTACGACCCCATGCTTGCCAAATTGATAGGGATCGGTAAGGACAGGACCGAGGCTCTCAAGAATCTGGTATCCGCGTTGGAAGAGACCGTGATTTTCGGTCCGATCACCAACTTGAATTATCTGAAAGGAATATTAGAACATCCTGAATTTATAAAGGGTAAAACGGATACCCATTTCTTGGAACGCCATAAGATAGAATGGGAAGCTCCGGGAGAGGAAAAGGAGGCTTTAGCTAAGGCCGCTTCCTTTCTGGCGTCGCGACAGGTGAAGGCCGCTTCCGTTTGGGACGTTTTAGGCGCCGAATCTCTATGGGGGAATCCATGA
- a CDS encoding pyridoxine 5'-phosphate synthase — translation MVRLSVNVNKVATLRNSRGGNHPDLLAISELILEAGAHGITVHPREDQRHIRTEDVFDLKSFLESYNRRKEKKIEYNIEGEPSPRFLDLVLRANPDQATLVPVTPGEITSDHGFDLSRDGEELSKYIQKIKNAGIRVSIFMETDLKNLGLVKETGADRVEFYTGPYAQAYDSSPEEGKRSFDSFRKAAEFLQKEKIGINAGHDLDQFNLPLFSALPGLEEVSIGHRLMSYALEVGITSSVKEYLKALSPNP, via the coding sequence ATGGTCCGTTTGAGCGTAAACGTCAATAAGGTAGCAACTCTACGAAATTCCCGGGGAGGAAATCATCCGGATCTTTTGGCGATTTCGGAATTGATTTTAGAGGCAGGTGCGCACGGAATCACGGTTCATCCGAGGGAAGACCAAAGACATATCCGCACCGAAGATGTTTTCGACTTAAAATCTTTTTTAGAATCTTATAATCGGAGAAAGGAAAAAAAAATAGAATACAATATAGAAGGGGAACCTTCCCCCCGATTCCTGGACCTGGTTTTACGGGCGAATCCGGACCAGGCGACTCTTGTTCCAGTCACTCCGGGAGAAATCACTTCCGATCACGGTTTCGATCTATCCAGAGACGGCGAGGAACTCTCCAAATACATTCAGAAAATCAAAAATGCGGGTATACGTGTCTCCATCTTCATGGAAACGGATCTCAAGAATCTAGGACTCGTAAAAGAAACGGGTGCGGATCGAGTGGAATTTTATACGGGTCCCTACGCCCAGGCCTACGACAGTTCTCCGGAAGAAGGCAAGAGAAGTTTCGATTCTTTTCGTAAGGCGGCGGAGTTCCTACAAAAAGAAAAGATAGGAATCAATGCAGGACACGATCTAGACCAGTTCAATCTTCCCCTATTCTCCGCTCTTCCCGGTTTGGAAGAAGTGTCCATAGGTCATAGACTCATGTCTTATGCTTTGGAAGTGGGAATCACTTCGTCTGTGAAGGAGTATCTGAAAGCTCTTTCGCCAAATCCTTAA